Genomic DNA from Suncus etruscus isolate mSunEtr1 chromosome 13, mSunEtr1.pri.cur, whole genome shotgun sequence:
GGAactaatggagggtaccaagaccaaacagtcatatgaagattgagtagaaataaaaaatgatcaaacttaaacaccaaatccaaagccaatgacaacagaattaatacttaatctacaacaagctagacacagaggggaccacttataccagcagcctgggtggtaaaggagggggatatgggatgcattctgggaacagggttggagggaggacaacattggtagtgggaatgccctgattcaatgtcactatgtacataaatattactgtgaaagatttgcaatccactttagtcaaaataaaaagtatttacaaaaataaaaaaagaaaagcttgacAAGTTCCCAACTGATCACCAGAGATAGACCTCCAGACCTAGGTATACATGATTCCTCATGATGAAAACTGCCACAAATGAAGTGCCTTGAAAAactctatataaatatttgttgagagCCTACTAGTATATAACAAGCACAGCACTAAGCATAGTGAAAGTCAAATTAAAGAGAGACCCTGAGACCCTGAGAGACCCTGGAACCTAAGATCCAGATCTTTTATTGTAAAGGTTCTCAGTTCTAAAACACTATATTCCATAGGCATCTCCCTCCTTGCATGCTGAAATAGCCAACTGCCTTCATTCTCAGTATAttgtattttgttctttaattttttttatatttttgggggtaTACCCtatgacattcagaggttactcctagctctgtgctcaaaatctctcctggcttgggggaccatatgggacactttggatcgaaccaaagtctgtcctgggtcagtttcatgcaaggcaaacaccttaactctgtgctattgctctggccccagattttatctttttatatagcCACTATAAaatgacaaagttattcatgattagagTTCAGGCACACAATATTTCAATACCAGTGTCTTCACTAGGACTCACTTCCCTCCCGCATTTTCATCCCACTTTTCTGCTTTTACAAGAggcaatttttttatatatataaatgttgcaTTATGGTTTACATACTATTATTCATAGGGTTACCTACATTACACTACCACCGTTCAGCACCATTTCCTCCTCCTGCTTGCATGTTTTCCTCTACCATGGGCATATTTTCCCACCTTCATTCCCCACTCATGCTCTCTACTCTGTCCTGTTCTTGAATCAAAACACCTAAAAGTTCTGGATTCCTCCCTAGAGACAAAACACCCTTAAACAGATACTGAAGTCTTAACAATCTTGATCCCCTTTTTATAGTGAGGAGTTTTAACCTGGAGTGCAATTTACATTGCCTATAAATGACTTAGGAAGTAGGAGTGAGGGATGGCCGAGCAGGTATGTTAATTACCTAAAATATGCAAAATTACATGTATATGCTGATTCTTAAGAAAGCATGTAATGTTTCCTTACACTACTCAAAAGTAGAAAACTGAAAAATCATGCAAATCTTCTGTCTTAATAGATTAAGCAAGTATGTCACCTTTCAATCAACCAGCAATCTGCCTGGGCATCCATTCTATTTCACCTCTAGTTTTACAACAATGAACATGATTTCTAAAATatgatttcaaaaaatatatatccttctGGGAATTATGGTGGGGATAGAGTACAACTGGCTTGTTCAagattacttctgattctgtgcgtGGGAATCAAATTGGAGTCAGCAAGCAAAAAAACCTCTGTACATTTTCTCCAGCTCTAAAACGGTTTCTCTTCCCCCTTTTAGTCaggctcgattcctggcatcccatatggtcacccaggcttgccagtagcaatttttgagctcagagccaggagtaacccctggcacacaccactggatgtgaccccccaaaaaacaaacaacaacaacaaactgaaaaaagttttaaaacaaagTACAGGGGCTAGGGAGATATGGCATGTAgagcactgccttgcatgtggcctatctagTGCAATACCCAGCATTATATATAactctccaagcaccaccagaaataattcccaaGTAGAGAGCCCGGAGGAAATcgtgagcataaccaggtgtgatcTCCTCAAATAAAacgtaaatgaataaataaataaataaataaataaataaatgcaaagtcTGATGAAGATTACAATTTTTGAAATCAGGAATATGGTTCAATGTTAGAACACATGTGTGAGTTCCTAGCTTGGAGGCTCAACATCATActaccaggaatagcctctgacaATCTAGCcaagaagaaacccctgagcattgccaggtaaggCCCAAACTCCTCTCTACCTCTGTTtcccacacacaaaaatattatttttacttatttaatatgCAAATAGTCCAAAGTCTTAAGCCTCTGTTACTAGTTTACATTCTTTGGTGAAGGAGAAACTTGGGCATGTAAATAGAGTGGTAATTAATTCTCACAAGTCACAGTGAGACTCATAACCATTAGTGCCTAAAACTGAAACTGAAAATGAtcgaaaaaaagcatctaatcatTGTTTATCACTCCATTTCTGTCATTTGTCACTTTCATTATATTAAGACTAAAAGAAAGGGACctcaaattaagagaaaaatggcaaaaattaaaaatcagattCTAAATCTTATAAACATTCTGAAATACTTTTATTACTATAGTTATAGTTGGCTCCTGGCttataagaaataagagaaataaattctTTGGGAAATGAGAGGAAGATGGCCTacagaaaatattaataacaacaaataaattttagatcATAGCTATAAAAGTCtagtttgaaataaaagaaatgacattTTTGGGTTTACGATTTTCTATAGCTATTTTCTATGTGTGTAAAATAATATGAGTTTAAATCAAACTATATGGGGAAATTTGTCTCCTCATAATCAAAATGTATCCTGGAGGAAGTATGCATATACGGATTCTCAAGCAAActctgaaagaaagaaatccaaaagAAATAGCGCATAATAATACTTTGTAGTTTTTGAGAAGTTTTAGATAAGTTTAAATATCAGTCaatgtctatttttatataaaccttCCTGATATGCTATGAATATCAATGTAGGGTCTTCTTACTGCTCTCACCGAGCAAAGAAAGCAGACTAGAATGTAATATGTGCAAGACTGAAAGAAGTCTAATAACATGCCCAAAAATAGAGCCACAAGATAAATGCATTTACTTCACAAAGACAAATTCTCAGAAACATTATAATTATAGATGTCTCCTAAGGAGAGGACTACTAGGTAAAGTCAGGGCAATCATCCACATTAAAATATCCCACGTTTTAAAATTAAGCAGAAGATGCTTGGACTTGGTAACATACATAAAGCACtagaaacccaaacactatcaaCATTCTTTCTTAAAACTACAAAATGGTAATCTATGAATAAACCCAATGCTAAAACTAtacaaattaaattagaaaatgaaagaacTAACATTTCATAATGTTTACCCTTTATGATTTTTAGAATGGTTTACAtgttaatatttcattatatatatgaacattttgATTCTATAGATTTTAATATTTAGTGTTACCTAAGTGAAGTACAATGCAATCCAGAAAGAAGAGAACAAGTTAATTCAGATATGTACCAATCATAGAATAATTCTGCCATTGCTATAAATTTAGTGAAATAGTTGTTCGAATTGACTTACTCACCAAATAGATTCACCTGTTCCATTAAGGAAGGGTATTTATGTTAAGCAAAaacactttatctctttttcctagttagttatttttatatctatatcaGTAGTACACGGTAAGTCTGATGAACACCATAAAAAAGAGTGCCAACAAGTTAAAGGGAGCAGAGGTTTAAAGACAATACTggagaagaaaaaacaagagGTGAAGTTGAGAATTATGCAACTCAAGTCACTTTATAGAATGTCTTACCAGGAAGACACATAAAAGAAAGAACTGGAGGAAGACGAAGGGCGGAGATAAATACTCCATACAATACTCCATAAAATAGTAATACTACTAGTAATACTAATATGtacttcataaaatattaatgtgcCCCTAGGGTTCTGGAAATAAATGATGATGAGTGAGACTAGATAAGTAGAAAAAGCTCATTGTAAAATTGGGGCTTACAGAATAAGAAAGCAAGAATGAAGGATAAGTACTTGAGTATTTAGGTTGATGACAAATGCTTTTGCAGGCATTCCCAAAGGGACTTGGAGAAAACACATATTACCTCTGGTTCCCTAGAGGACTGAAGCACTCAATATTTAATATAGTAGTTATAGTTATACTGGATTTCCATTATTACTGGTAGTAATAATATCagtagtattatttttttatcattagtCCTGTTACTTTTCATATACTgaactttcttgttttcttccctcccccaattttttcCAAGTTGATAATTATATGCATCTATCTAATCTCAATTGACCTCTCCTGATACTTAACAGGTTCAGATCTTTGGAAAGCAATTATTAAATCCATATCCCAAGGATCTGCTAAAAAAGTAAGATTCCCTTTATGAAATAAGCCATGCATTTCCTAGCCAACAGTTGACATAGGTTTGATAGAGGCTCAATGCATAACTTGACAAACTACAAATgaatcatttcttcctttctcttcccttattttccttcttttcttttctgaattgAGTTGTATTGGCCCCAACCATGTTAGGTTTTTTGACACTCAGAACATGGAGTCAAAAAATAAGTCATtcgtgctcactttggcagcacatatactaaaattggaacgatacagagaagattaacatggcccctgcgcaaggatgacacgcaaattcgtgaagcgttccatatttaaaaaaaaaaagtcattcatgTTAAGATGCTGTCAATCAAGAGGGCAGATAGGcagtaataataaattatactgatctcttctataaaaaaaaattagaagatgtcCAGAACAtagaaaagagaacaaagaaaagactCTGTGTGGGccaaaagagatagcacagcgatgtttgccttgcaagcagccgatccaggaccaaaggtggttggttcgaatcccggtgacccccgtgcctgccaggagctatttctgagcagacagccaggagtaacccctgagcaccaccgggtgtgaccccccccccaaaaaaaagaaagaaagaaaagaaaagactgtgTAGAATCTGAATAACAAGACAAAGAAACATTATCTTATatctactaaaaaaaaacaagtagaaGTTTTTGTGGttcaaagaataaagaatattcCAGAAAGAGTCCTCAAAAATTATACTGAAAGAATGAAATAACATTATCAATTATATGCAATAAAACTATTATTCTATCACTTTTCAAAGGATTTCCTCTTATTCTTCTAGCTTTAGCTTTTgtcagatatttatattttcatcatttattGACACCACAGAATAAAAGTGGTCCTCTCTCACTCCCCTAAAATAATATCTAACAAGTTGCTTTATCTAGGCTCCATAATCTCCTTCAGCTGATAATATGATTTAATTTCCTTGGACCCTGTCTTTCTAATATAAACTATGACTTTGCTCTCACCCAAACCATCTTGGTCCAGAGCAAAAGCTCTGGAGTTAAGTGAATTTTGCTTCAATTCCTCATgactagaaagaaataaaagtagaagaTTTCACTTTGGTGTTCTTAAAAACTACTTGGGATGTGTATCAGACTTGAGAACTCTAATCAACACAGTCTAAACCTTTGACTCTGCTACTTGATCAAATTTGAAAGATGTACTTGATTCCCTAAGTGTTTTTCTCACTAAATGTTCCCTAAATGTTTTTCTCACTCTGTGCATAGTCAGATGATGCTCTTGTAGAAGGGTCCAGGTTTTTGAAAAtcaagtcctcaaatgtcatggCAGAGAGCAAATAATGGTCATAGCTGCTAGGGTACATATATAATGATGACAATAGTTATATAGGTAATAAGTGTATACTTATAACATAAAGGTAACAAATAATGTCCAATTTATTGCAATTCTACCTTCATTTGAtaaagaaagtatattttaaataattttagttagcATGATTTTATACAGACAAACTTGATTCTgccaaaactaatttaaaatttgaaattttgaattGTAAGACAGACATCTTGAGGATAATGAGTGTTATAAAAATGCCATGTTTTAACAAATGCTTAACTCCCAGGCACAATTAGCCTTCTATAATTACAAAGtgcatttactttaaaaatatatctgtttTCTGActacaatatataattatatatgtatgtgtatgagcatatttatatatatacatttatatcatGGCTTCATATCAGTAAACATAAATCACATGAACTTAGTGCCAGAATATAAGTTTTTGAAATTTGACTATTCACATTTTGcagaaatgaaattatttaatatctctaagttTTAGTTAAATAAGctaatatttaattgaatataaaTTAACTGCATAATAAATACTCACTCAATAAAACTCAGTTATTATTAACCCGAAGGGAATAATTGTTTCATGCAATCCCTCTTAATTGGAAATTCTTGTAAAGCAAACATAGTTAATGTGCAAATTGCCTCTCAACATAATAAAATTCTAATACTAAATTTAACAATTAATGAAGATGATATAATAGTACATTTTggagtgatttaattaaatattcattatttcaGTCAGGCAGCTTTCTTTTACTGTTCtctggtctttttctttttcttttccatctgaaatatttttattggccCTTTCAAACTTCACAGGCTCTTAGCCTGGTGTTCTTGATGGATAGGCTGACCTTGGCCAAgataaatctaacaacattaaaTACTACCTTTTCTGGCTTCAAATAGCATTTCTACAATAGACTGTCTCCTGAAGAGTATTTTTTTCTCAGGTAGAActtggaaatatttatatatattttagaaaggtTAGTAAACAGTGATTTTTAATGGGAgtgttaagcaaaaaaaaaaaaaaggtatcaatGATAGGACAGgattcataaattaatttttcctaCATTGAGAGTTTATGCCATAACCTAGACCAAAGCTGTCCAAAGTTAGTTATAAGTAGGAGGAAAAGAGATTTATTAGAAAACTTGAACTGACAGAAACCCAGGaggaaatattctttttaatagaGTAGCAATGCACCTTTAGAAATATGATAAACTGTTCATTATAATTCAAAACTGATTAATCTTACATGACTAAAGAATAAAACTTAAGTTTTTGCCTTCATACATAAAATATTGACTATTTCAAAAGTTAATGCATTTAAGTACAATTATTTAGAAAAACCTGAAACTAAAACAATGAGAAATGTGTGCTATTATTTTATGCTACAGTATAACTCTAAACCAATATTTTTCTACAATGACtagtgagaaaaatatttcaaagcttTATTAGAACTCAATTTGACTTTTTTACTTGTGATGGCATTTGTATTTTGGAAAATGCCTTTTAACATTGGTTCTTTAGCAGAAAACAATCTTAATTTCTCAATACTCCATGTGGTTCCTCAAACCTCGTCAAGAGTGATCCAGTGATCCagtgagcagtcaggagtaaactctgagaactgctatgtatgaccccaaaacattcTGGAATAGATATAATTAAAAAGCAGAATAAAAGCCCAAGTGTTTTCTATCAATCTaactatttaaaacattaaaaatccaTAAGTCAGCCTAGAGATACCAAGGACCATAAttcctccaggacccacacccagtaaagatgtccccacccaacgaatgtggggccgattcctgccatgtgattgggcacccagagacttaaaatgGATTGCGGCCATGCTCTTTGccttttttctgctgagccagcctagagacaccaaggaccgtaatctctccaggacccacacctgagAAGCGCGGTTGAGgatatcttttaacccctgaattccatttctccacattgtaagaagcaatctacagccttaccaatggagaaattttgcagaatacccccatgtttaaagaaatcaagatggctgctctgataatctaaaaagtaggaaatagctaggtatcctctcaaataagaagtttagaataaaattatggaagatgttcagggagctctaaaaaagcattgatagacttgactggagcacagttaagcatcaagaggatttaacgactgaaattagaatttttcacactgaaataacaggtctgaaaaactgagcttatgcaactcttgccagcatggggtttggggagaccccatgccagaggctttctccctagcctgtgaagtgctgggaggcttggcaggccccacagTTGTCCCCCTTTTTATcacctgactccaggccttccctgggtgccatctcagatggccagaagtgagttcagatagactcttaggggtcctcaggcttcccccgtCCCTTCGTATTCCAGGAGGGACATGCATGGGGAGAAGGGTGGCCAGATATCTggtttctggtttcctctttgattctagaGGCCAGCTCTTGCAAGGTAtgtggtttggggaggccccatgccggaggccttcttcctggcctggggagtgctggaaagcttggcaggcccccagccatccccctctttttcccctggactccaggccctccctgggtgccagctcagatggccagaagtgggttcaggtggatccTTATGGGTTCTCAggcttccctcttccttccataCTTCAGGGGGGAGgggcatggggaggaggttgggcagatatctggcttccgatttcctctttgattctggaggccagctcttgccaggtatggggtttggggaggccccaggcTGGaaccttctccctagcctgggtagtgctgggaggcttagcaggcccccagctgtccccctcttttttccctggactccaggcgCTCCCTGGGTGCCggttcagatggccagaagtgggttcaggtggattcttaggggtcctcaggctttcctcctttttttgtaCTCCAGGAGGGATGTGTATGAGGAGAAGGGTGGGCAAATATCTGGCTTctagtttcccctttgattctggaggccagctcttgccaggtatggggtttggggagtccccatgccagaggccttctcccttgcctgaggagtgctgggatgATTGGCAGGCCCCCGACCATCCCTCTcattttcccctgactccaggccttcccagggtgccagtccaggtgggctctataggggtcatcaggctttccccctacctctccttacagtaatgggaatgtgctttgggaggatggcgggtcgttctagcactggtttatgttgggacagtcactggaaattttttctccttggtctcctattgacagtattgtatgcatacagtttatatatgtataatattcaacttgtattgtgaccttgatactgccctacaaagctcatatctaatCTTTAACTGCCTCAGTCCAACCCTTaattccccccatcttcccatgtaggtgcagctcatgacatgaagctcaacacatagagtgatgagtgcagttagagaaataactacactgaaaactatcataacaatgtgaatgaatgagggaaatagaaagcctgtcttgagtacaggtgtgggtggggtggggaggagggagatctgggaaattggtggtgggaatcttgcactggtgaaggggggtgttctttatatgactgttatcatacaactacaatcatatttgtaatcatagtgtttaaataaagataattaaatatatataagcaaTGCCATATCTCTcactatttttcctttaaaaatattatttttcactaATCCATTCAGTTAACATCCTTGGCTTACAACAATGTATTATCacttaaaattttcctttataattcactaaaacaaaagtatatatttctcagtttctacaaaaatttatatctatgaccaaaattttaagaatttctaCCATAGGTCTAAAAGTTTACAATTTTTAGCCAGTGGCCATTGTCACATTAGCATCTGGTCAAGAATTAgcatatgtacctaaaatactactgtgaatgatttgtaatccactttggtcaaaataaaaattatttgaaaaaagaaagaattaccaAATGAAGAAGTCTATACAGTTGACCATAACTTCATAGAGTTCTGCAGTAAAATGTCCTGTAAGAAGCAATCCACTGAAGAATGTGTTTACTATTAAAGCTCTTCATACAACTTTCTATGATGTTACCAAGAAAAACACCCAACAAATAGTAAAAGAAGAACCATCTCATTCTGACAGCTTTTCCTTTGTTCAGGTTTCCCAATACTTTGACTTTTTTCATTATGAAAGAtgtacacattttttaaaaaaagagtaaaagctgGAgcagaagtggtagcacagtatgtttgtcttgcacacggctgacccaggacagaggcaggtttgatccctaacatcccaaaTGGAtctcgagccaggagcgatttttgagcacagagccaggagtaaaccttgagctcctccggatgtgcccccccaaaaaagagtactGCTACTAGaaagaaactgatttttttttatttttattttgaccatattggcttatgtatctttcacagtagtattttaggtacatattaacattgaatcagaggaatacccatcaccaaatttgtcctccccccatccccgttcccttcctgcagccCATATCTGCCACCATCACCCCCGGCTGCTgaagtaagtggtcccctctgtgtctagcttactattagtaatcatatatctgtttggtcctagtactctcccttgtttccccctctatttgagaggcggagctagatagttcgaatTATGCacttttgtttgaaggaaagaaaagcaatagaatggggtaaaaaaaaaatcaaataagctgaaaatgggctgagtccttagaggctttcaacctcagtttgagagaggacaggaaaaaggtgattgaaacaccacaacaatacagaaagaaatatcaaataaaatatccagtgagcattacagcaataaagacaagcaccacacaatagtctcggtcctgaaatcaaaccatgctgaagtgcaaaaagaaagagaaaaataaaataaaataaaagtgaagacatcaacttcaatatttacatcaaaataaagaagtcaaaaaatcaatcaattaataaatatatatgtggataaaaggattattttgtgctttcccttccccctcccctgcataggcacagtagctattggggacattatagaggaaattcccttggcctaggagatacagggtttgtccacccctgaagtatactgtcattggattaactatagactccttgcatgatcatttactctcccctctgtgcttttgtggtgtatggaagacttctgctttgtcatggatggtaaaatcagacctctgtatctagagatcttggtgtctgtacagctcaaagaatggagcttaggatgaaggctttctttgtggttctagcggCTATGAAGAAGCTAATTTTAAGTATTTCAAAATTCAAAcagtatcttaaaatatttatcataaattgggccagagagatggcacagaagtaggacgtttgccttgcaggcagccaatccaggacagatggtggttcaaatccaagcatctcatatggtctcccatgtttaccaggagtgatttcttggcaccattctttttttttgttttgtttttcggccacacccgtttgatgctcaggggttactcctggctaagcgctcagaaattgcccctggcttggggggaccacatgggacgccgggggattgactcacggtccttctttggctagcacttgcaaggcagacaccttacctgtagcgccacctcaccggtcccagcaccattttttttttaatttttattttgaccaaagtagattacaaatctttcacaataatttttaggtacataatgacatttaattaggggcattcccacaatcaatgttgtcctccctccacccctgttcccagcatgcatcccatatccccctcctatATCCTCTGGGTTGCTAATACAAGTGTTCTCCCCTgcgtctagcatgttgtagattgggtgtcgattctgttgtttttggttttaaatttggtgtttaagactgatcattttttttaatttctacttaatgttcatacaactgtctgatcttgataccctccattatttcgtcctcaatttgtgaggcaaaacaagatgttcaaattatgtggttctgtttgatggaaagaaaaaaaaataaaatggggcaaaaatcacaCAAGCAAAAAGTGGAAGGAGTccttctataaataaatataaatatacattataaatatataaatataatttataaatatattatataatataaatatatataaatataaaatatatattatatttataaatattataaataaatacaaataaatataaaatattatgaataaatataaatattataaatataaatataattatacattataatatatataaatatatgaatatcagtttaagagaagaaaggggaaaagggagaaacaatactaaaaaattaaaaaaaaaatctcgaaaagcaccacagcaataaagacaccaaccacaaaccaggaacaatttctgagcacagagccatgagtaacccctgagcgctgctaggtgtgacttaaaaaccaaaaaaataaaaaatatatattttatcagaAATCTAAGAACCAGCAACCATATTCAACTATATATCCAGCTATGACCTCCTGTGAGTATACTCAAGGTGAAATTAAGGATGAAATGATTCTAATGCTAACACCCCAAGATATTAAAAATGTCCAGATTGAGCTTTTCAGCCAAATAAACTACATAGTTAACACGGTATCAAAAATCCCGTAAATAACTGATTTCTATCAGAAGCAGTTGGAGGAATTAGAAACCAGAATACATTTTCATGAACACAAACAAACCACCATAAATAAAGACATCCTTTCATTCAATAAAGACATTAACATTTTAAGGAAGAAGGTTACTGAACTAGAAAACCAAAATTTTAACTCCAAAATATACAGTTCAAAGGtcctggaagaagaaaaatggcaAACAGATTATAGACTATTTACACAGACTTGTACAATCAGAAACACTGAAGGAAAGAAACATCACTCCTCTATGGACTTTGAAATTTCTTCAGCAAACACTAAGAGGAAGTCTATTTATCCCAAGCCTTCTTTCTGATCATCTGGAATAAAACAATTTCTCACAGAGTTAAAATGCTAAAGAAAAATAACCATCAAAATTCAttgaaaatctttaaaattacaaaagtcaaatatttttatttacccagaCTTTTGTTCATGGATCAAGTTAACTTTTATTCGTGGAGGAaagtagagattttttttctctttgttaccAAGTTAAGAGAACTTTTTTCTAGACCAGTCCTTTCCTCTGCAAAATCACAACTCCTTAGCTAGGCCCTATTCAGTAAGCCTTTTACAAAGCCACCCACAACCTAT
This window encodes:
- the CCDC54 gene encoding LOW QUALITY PROTEIN: coiled-coil domain-containing protein 54 (The sequence of the model RefSeq protein was modified relative to this genomic sequence to represent the inferred CDS: deleted 2 bases in 2 codons; substituted 1 base at 1 genomic stop codon), encoding MTSCEYTQGEIKDEMILMLTPQDIKNVQIELFSQINYIVNTVSKIPXITDFYQKQLEELETRIHFHEHKQTTINKDILSFNKDINILRKKVTELENQNFNSKIYSSKVLEEEKGKQIIDYLHRLVQSETLKERNITPLWTLKFLQQTLRGSLISHRVKMLKKNNHQNSLKSLKLQKSNIFIYPDFCSWIKLTFIRGGK